Proteins from a single region of Malaclemys terrapin pileata isolate rMalTer1 chromosome 23, rMalTer1.hap1, whole genome shotgun sequence:
- the DAZAP2 gene encoding DAZ-associated protein 2, which translates to MNSKGQYPTQPSYPVQPPGNPVYPQTMPLPQAPPYTDAPPAYSELYRPSFVHPGAATVPTMSAAYPGASLYLPMAQSVAVGPMGSSVPMAYYPVGPVYPPGSTVLVEGGFDAGARFGAGATGSVPPPPPGCPPNAAQLAAMQGANVLVTQRKGSYFMGGSDGGYTIW; encoded by the exons ATGAACAGCAAag GTCAATATCCGACACAGCCATCCTACCCAGTGCAACCTCCTGGTAATCCTGTGTACCCACAGACAATGCCTCTTCCTCAAGCACCACCTTATACCGATGCACCTCCTGCTTACTCTGAG CTCTATCGTCCAAGCTTTGTGCATCCAGGGGCTGCCACCGTACCTACTATGTCCGCTGCATATCCTGGTGCTTCTCTGTACCTACCCATGGCACAGTCTGTGGCTGTTGGCCCAATGGGCTCTTCAGTTCCAATGGCATATTATCCTGTAGGTCCTGTCTACCCTCCTGGGTCAACTGTCCTTGTTGAAGGTGGCTTTGATGCCGGAGCGAGGTTTGGGGCTGGTGCCACTGGTAGTGTTCCT CCGCCACCTCCTGGCTGCCCTCCCAATGCAGCCCAGCTGGCAGCCATGCAGGGTGCCAATGTGTTAGTGACGCAACGGAAGGGAAGCTACTTCATGGGGGGCTCGGATGGTGGCTACACTATCTGGTGA
- the SMAGP gene encoding small cell adhesion glycoprotein isoform X2, translated as MGATPPPPELTTPFLKRTNTPSLQEEASVGVIAGVITVVFITLLTVLVVIIIYLYKNKGSYHTYEQPEADVSVQMENLPSKGEKEEYFI; from the exons ATGGGGGCTACTCCACCACCTCCAG AGCTGACCACCCCCTTCCTGAAGAGGACAAATACGCCGTCTCTCCAAGAGGAAGCCAGTGTGGGTGTCATCGCAG GTGTCATCACAGTGGTTTTCATCACACTCCTGACAGTCCTGGTAGTGATCATCATATACCTGTACAAGAATAAAGGTAGCTACCATACCTATGAGCAACCAGAAGCAGATGTGTCAGTACAGATGGAGAACCTCCCTTCCAAAGGAGAAAAGGAGGAATATTTTATATAA
- the SMAGP gene encoding small cell adhesion glycoprotein isoform X1, producing the protein MGATPPPPEELTTPFLKRTNTPSLQEEASVGVIAGVITVVFITLLTVLVVIIIYLYKNKGSYHTYEQPEADVSVQMENLPSKGEKEEYFI; encoded by the exons ATGGGGGCTACTCCACCACCTCCAG AAGAGCTGACCACCCCCTTCCTGAAGAGGACAAATACGCCGTCTCTCCAAGAGGAAGCCAGTGTGGGTGTCATCGCAG GTGTCATCACAGTGGTTTTCATCACACTCCTGACAGTCCTGGTAGTGATCATCATATACCTGTACAAGAATAAAGGTAGCTACCATACCTATGAGCAACCAGAAGCAGATGTGTCAGTACAGATGGAGAACCTCCCTTCCAAAGGAGAAAAGGAGGAATATTTTATATAA